The DNA segment CGGTAACTCGTTCTATTGTGTATGCAAAGGCAGTTAAGGCGTTTTTTGATTATACGGATGTCTATGCACAAATAGATGCTAAGTTAATCGAAAAGTACGGGTTTTATAAAATTCCACTAGAATCGGCAGGAATGGCTCTTTCCCCCTTAGATTTTATTGCTGATTATCTAAGAGGTTTTAAGGGAATAATAATGGACATGAGAAGGTATCCTGAAAAAGTTGCAGAAGCTTGTGAAGCACTGATGCCTTTAATCTTAAAGATGGGAACACCGCCAATGCCTTCGAAATATGGCCAGACTTTTATGCCACTTCATATGGCTCCTTTTTTAAGAACAAGTGATTTTGAAAAAATATATTGGCCTACATTTTCACGGACAATCCAAGCATTTGCGGATCGAGGTCAAACAGTTTTTATGTTCTGTGATCACGATTGGATGAGATATCTTGATCATCTCTATGAGCTTCCTGAAAATACATGGATGGCATTTGAATTTGGTGATCCAAAAGTAGTAAAAGAAAAACTCGGTAAAAGGCATGTTGTCGCGGGTTTATATCCAATGACATATCTCAAAACGGGAACAAAACAGCAATGTATAGACAAGGCAAAAGAATTATTAGATATTATGGCGCCGGGAGGTAGATATTACTTTGACTTTGACAAGAGTTTGATTTCAATTGATAGCGCGAATATAGAAAACTATACTGCAGTAACCCGCTACATGGCTGAGAACTCCTACTACAATAATGCGGGAGCTGCTGCTGCCAGTGACGGAAATGCAGGTAGAAAGTTTATAGATGTTGGAGAAATAAGGCCATTCAGGTCGAAGTATTATAAAACGTGGGATGAATATAAAGCAAAACACCCGGAGATTAATCCTGAACTAGAATCTATAATCGCTGAGAAACTTCAAGTATACGAAGAAATGCTGTTTATGTTTTTTTAACTGAAAACCAAAGCTCCCAAACCTCCCAAACCTTTGATAAGTCTTACCAATCAAATTACAGGGTTGGGGGCTTTGGTTTTAAAATCAAAATGACTATATTGATTTAACAAGTGTTAACAGTCTTCCGGCTTGTGTTTAGGGAAATTTACATTTTTAAAATATTCATCTCGGAAGTCCGGATTTAAGGCGAGTTCTATATGACTTATGTTCTTTATCAAATCTGCAGTTTGATTCTGGATTTCTCGGGATAACAAAAACCTCTGAACCCCGGCACCTGCAGCATTGCCGATGGAACGGACAGGAACACCTTCAAAGGAAGGCAAAAGTCCGATATACTGCCCTTTCTTAACATCAATATAATTGCCGAAGGCGCCTGCAATGAGGATTTCTTTTAATTCTTTCCCGCTTATACCGTATTCTTTGAGTAGTAGCATGCAGCCGGTATAAATTGCACCTTTGGCTAACTGGACAGCACGTATATCCTTTTGAGAGATATAAATATCTTTACCATGCTGCGTCTTTTCCGCAGGCACCAAAATAAAAACAGATATTCCATCTACTTCTGTCAGATAATCTGCTAAACCTCGGTAAAGCGGCAGACATTTGGCAAGGTATTCCTCTCTTTTTAGTAACCTTCCGTTCTCATTGATTATACCAACTTTTAACATCTCGGCGATAACGTCTATTAACCCGGAACCGCATATACCCTGCGGCTTTTCATCCATAATTATCTTTAATTCAATTTTACCATTACAAAGGTTTACTCTTTCAATAGCACCGTTTGTGCCTCTCATGCCAAATTTTATACCTGCGCCTTCGAGAGCGGGGCCGGCAGCAGTGGATGCGGCAAGCATTTTACTTCTATTGCCCACAACAATTTCTCCATTGGTTCCCAAGTCAATAATCAATCTTTTTTCGTCACAATCTTTACCGAGTTCAAGCAGTGAAAGAAGTACAGCCGTAGTATCAGCACCCACAAATCCACCAATTAAAGGAAGAAAATGAACTATACCCTCAGTATTCATATCTAAACCAAGCTGTTCTGCTTTAACAGTCATATCGCTTTTTACGACACTAACAAAAGGTGCTTTTCCGAGGCTTTCGGGGTATAAACCCAGGAACAAGTGCTGCATGGCGCTGTTGCCGCATAAAGCCATAGCATAAATATGTTGTTTGTCAATTTTTTGTTCCGTTACGGCTTCCCTTAATAATGAATTAATAGTTTCAATTATTTCATTCTGAAGTACATTAAGACCATCAGGTCTGTTGATACATGCGACAATTCTGGTAATTATGTCGGCACCTTCTGCAATCTGACCGTTTAAAGCTGAGTAAACACCAATCCTTTCGCCGTTTGCGAGATTATATAAATAAGCAGCAACTGTGGTTGTGCCTATGTCTATGGCAAAACCGTACAATTTGTCGACGGTGTTGTCT comes from the Tepidanaerobacter acetatoxydans Re1 genome and includes:
- a CDS encoding uroporphyrinogen decarboxylase family protein: MANIKDVQRKRAQLFHDLSDGKIPERVPVGGNIGIEFCIQYSGLPLAKTQWTLENIEEAMDKACQITGSDLYPLGPARPPAPYQILGSRTNVMGSKGFIQHPEVSVMEADEYDEFIKNPHEFIMEKALPRMNKELDTDPVTRSIVYAKAVKAFFDYTDVYAQIDAKLIEKYGFYKIPLESAGMALSPLDFIADYLRGFKGIIMDMRRYPEKVAEACEALMPLILKMGTPPMPSKYGQTFMPLHMAPFLRTSDFEKIYWPTFSRTIQAFADRGQTVFMFCDHDWMRYLDHLYELPENTWMAFEFGDPKVVKEKLGKRHVVAGLYPMTYLKTGTKQQCIDKAKELLDIMAPGGRYYFDFDKSLISIDSANIENYTAVTRYMAENSYYNNAGAAAASDGNAGRKFIDVGEIRPFRSKYYKTWDEYKAKHPEINPELESIIAEKLQVYEEMLFMFF
- a CDS encoding ASKHA domain-containing protein produces the protein MSQKVKIFFPLQQKQVFIEKGATVATACASAGFPLDLVCGGKGKCGKCSVEIERNGLRETTLACQEKVYSELKVFLRENQIKKTIKVLTENTSSECVFNPSLKKVYIDKKSLDMPIGFGIWESIIQHLDFKVETPSLSLAQRLAFLQNNEDVHGMTLIFYNEQLIAIEKDNTVDKLYGFAIDIGTTTVAAYLYNLANGERIGVYSALNGQIAEGADIITRIVACINRPDGLNVLQNEIIETINSLLREAVTEQKIDKQHIYAMALCGNSAMQHLFLGLYPESLGKAPFVSVVKSDMTVKAEQLGLDMNTEGIVHFLPLIGGFVGADTTAVLLSLLELGKDCDEKRLIIDLGTNGEIVVGNRSKMLAASTAAGPALEGAGIKFGMRGTNGAIERVNLCNGKIELKIIMDEKPQGICGSGLIDVIAEMLKVGIINENGRLLKREEYLAKCLPLYRGLADYLTEVDGISVFILVPAEKTQHGKDIYISQKDIRAVQLAKGAIYTGCMLLLKEYGISGKELKEILIAGAFGNYIDVKKGQYIGLLPSFEGVPVRSIGNAAGAGVQRFLLSREIQNQTADLIKNISHIELALNPDFRDEYFKNVNFPKHKPEDC